A section of the Ictalurus punctatus breed USDA103 chromosome 8, Coco_2.0, whole genome shotgun sequence genome encodes:
- the lect2.1 gene encoding leukocyte cell derived chemotaxin 2, tandem duplicate 1, whose product MKLCILLICAVLCVLETATAQVKFGQLCSGNSANTKRGCDRNNYGCGNYGASRNGGKSKHEGLDIVCADGATVYAPFDVTLKRKAVPYKKNNAINNGIELSGGGLCFKLFYVKPDKYSGSLKKGEKLGTMLRMQDVYPGITSHLHVQMCDKSNPTTYF is encoded by the exons ATGAAACTCTGCATCCTTCTGATCTGTGCAG TGCTGTGTGTCCTGGAGACTGCAACCGCTCAag taaAGTTTGGGCAGCTCTGCAGTGGAAACTCAGCAAACACAAAGCGAGGCTGCGATCGAAATAACTACGGCTGCGGAAACTATGGAGCCTCCCG taatGGCGGGAAGAGCAAACACGAGGGTCTGGACATTGTGTGTGCTGATGGTGCGACGGTTTACGCTCCATTCGACGTGACGTTAAAGAGGAAAGCCGTAccctataaaaaaaacaacgccATCAACAATGGCATCGAGCTCTCTGGGGGAG gtctGTGCTTTAAGCTGTTCTACGTGAAGCCTGATAAATACAGCGGCTCACTTAAGAAAGGTGAGAAGCTCGGCACGATGCTGCGCATGCAGGACGTTTATCCAGGGATAACATCACACCTCCACGTGCAGATGTGCGACAAGTCGAACCCCACCACGTACTTctga